The DNA window TTGCATATTTTGAATCTCTAGGCTTTGAACTTTATTACAGTTTAATGAGATTTACTAAATGTGTTGTAGGGAATTCTTCCAGTGGCATCATTGAAGCTCCAATAATGGGAGTAAGTTCTATTAATATTGGCAAACGACAGGAAGGAAGAGATCAAGAAAAAACCACTGTAAATAGCTCATTTAATAAAAGTGAATTGAAAAATAAGATAGAAAAAGTTTTACAACAAAAGAAGCAAAGCAAAAAAAATATTAAAAATGTTTCTAAACCATCTAAAATAATTGTTAACAAAATTATCGAGATGTGTAAAAAAGATATTTCAAAGAAATTTTACGATTTATAAAAATGGAAATTAATAAAAAACAATCGCTTAAGGATGCTTTAAAAAAAATGTCTATTGAAGGCAAAAAGTGTCTGATTGTAATTGATGATAAGAAAAAATTCTTAGGCACTTTAAGTGATGGTGATATCAGAAAGGCATTGCTAAAGGGAAAAAATCTAAAAACACTTATCAAAGATTTTTTTAATTCAAAATCTACCTTCTTTACAGAATCAAATTTTAAAGAATCCGATGCTAAAGAGCTGTTTCAAAAAGAAAGATTTGAGGTTATTCCGGTTATAAAAAAGAATGGAGAAATCTTGAAAATTCTTGAATGGACTGATTATTTTGGACCAAAACAAAGGGATAATGATTTAAAAGGAGTACCAGTAGTAATAATGGCAGGTGGTAAAGGCACAAGGCTTAAACCTTTTACGCAAATTTTGCCAAAACCTTTAATACCCATTAATAATAAAACGGTTTTAGAGAGAATAATTGAGCCATTCCATTTCTCTGGCGCTAATAATTTTTTTCTTACTGTAAATTATAAGGCTCGAATTTTAAAAGCTTTTTTTGAGGAACTTGAACCTGATTTTAAGGTAAATTTCATTGAAGAAAAAAAACCTCTTGGCACAGCTGGATCTATAAAGAATATTCCAAAAAAAATTAAGTCATCATTTTTTGTTACTAATTGTGATGTAATTTTTAAAGTTGATAGTAAAGAGATAATGAATTTCCATAATACAAACAATTTTGATATCACTTTGGTTGCATCAACAAAAGAGATAACCATACCTTATGGTGTTTGCA is part of the SAR86 cluster bacterium genome and encodes:
- a CDS encoding nucleotidyltransferase family protein, with translation MEINKKQSLKDALKKMSIEGKKCLIVIDDKKKFLGTLSDGDIRKALLKGKNLKTLIKDFFNSKSTFFTESNFKESDAKELFQKERFEVIPVIKKNGEILKILEWTDYFGPKQRDNDLKGVPVVIMAGGKGTRLKPFTQILPKPLIPINNKTVLERIIEPFHFSGANNFFLTVNYKARILKAFFEELEPDFKVNFIEEKKPLGTAGSIKNIPKKIKSSFFVTNCDVIFKVDSKEIMNFHNTNNFDITLVASTKEITIPYGVCNTFKNGQLNNIEEKPTFDYLVNTGLYILKPELLKLIPKNKYFDMTDLINAAKKRKKKIGVFPIDENEWVDVGQWEEYEKAKSRLE